In Carbonactinospora thermoautotrophica, the genomic stretch CCGACCGCTGGAGCCACCGGGGTTTTGATGGTGATGGGTTCGGTACGTACATCTCTAGTGGCCTCGTAGGCGAGAAGGGTGACGAGTTCGTCCACCAGACGGCGGAATGTAGGAGAGTCCGTCCGCTCGTCTCGCAGCGCGGTCAGTTTGTGGGCGACGAGGGGGTGGTCAGCGATGTGGATCCGCATGGGGGCTCAAGGTAGCCGGTTCGCGTCCAGCGCGGTAACCGGTTGCCCGAGGAGCACGTCATGTGGGAACTCTATGTAAGAGTCCGATACGCCGGGACAGCTGGGGAGAAACACCGTGACCAGCAACAACGAACAGGCGGCACCGGAAGACCCGGAGGAAGGGTTGGCCACCGGCCAGGACCTGAGCCCGGAGGAGGCGGCCGAACGGCGACGACGACGGGCGGTCTTTTTGAAGGAGCTGGCGGAGGCCCGCGAGCTGCGTGAGCGGGTCACCCCGCGGCGGTCGAAGGCCGCGCGACTGCGGCAGGCCATGCGGATGCGCTCCTTTCGGACCTGATAATCCGTACCTGATATCGCGATATACGCGCGGGAGGGCCTGCCGAACGCCGGCTCTTTCTGCGACGATGCGTGATGGAGTTCGGGGATCTTTGTTTGGGGTCAAGAACCGGCCAAGGCTGAGCTACTGGGAGAGTTTCGGTGGCGTACTTCGCCGCACTGTTGGCACGCAGTGGTAGCGGTTGGACCGTGAGCGACCTCGACCTGGACGAGGTCGAGGACCTCGACAGTCTCACCGAGATCATGCGTGAGTCCGTCGAGGATGACGAAACGGCGCTCCTGCTGCTCGAGCAGGAGGACAGCTGGTTCGGTGTCGTGCGCGTCGACGGCGAGGATGACCCGCGCGTCTTCGTCTCCGATCCGTCCGCCGCCGCGCGCAGCGCGTACGGGGAGATCCTGCTCTCCGCGGAGGGGATCGACTACGAGGAGGACGAATACGACGACGAGGAGGAGAGCCGCCCGCCGTCGGCGCCGGTAGGGGACAGTGAGCTGCTCGCCGACCTGGGCACCTCGGAGGCGGAGCTGCTCGGCATGGTGAACGAGGACGGGCTGCTCCCGACCGATGCGCTCGACCGGATCGCGGCGAAGCTCGGCTGCGCCGAGGAGCTCGAGTCGCTGCGGTGACCCCGCGCTCCGGCCGCCGTACCGTCCACCCGGTCCACGCGCGGTACGCCGACGCCATGCGGCTCGCGCTGGACGAGGCCCGGCTGGCCCCCGCCACCGGGGACGTCCCGGTCGGGTGCGTGATCCTCGACCCGACCGGAGCCGTCATCGGGCGCGGGCACAACGAACGCGAGGAGTTCGGCGACCCGACGGCGCACGCCGAGATGGTCGCGATCCGGCAGGCCGCGGCGGCGCGCGGGGAGTGGCGGCTGTCCGGCTGCACCCTCGTCGTCACGCTCGAGCCCTGCACGATGTGCGCCGGCGCGATCGTGCAGGCGCGCGTGGACCGGCTGGTGTACGGCGCGGTGGACGAGAAGGCCGGGGCGGTGGGTTCGCTCTGGGACGTGGTCCGGGACCGCCGGCTCAACCACCGTCCCGAGGTTATCGGCGGCGTGCTCGCCGAGGAGTGCGGAGCGCTCCTGAGCACGTTTTTCGCATCGCATCGGGATCTCGGGTAGGCTACGCGCCGGTGGTGTGTCCGAGCGGCCGAAGGAGCACGCCTCGAAAGCGTGTGAGGGCTTGCGCCCTCCGTGGGTTCAAATCCCACCGCCACCGCAGTGGTGGGCCATAGCCCCTGACCGGTACCGGTCAGGGGCTATGGCATCTCAAGATCATGACAGTACCGGACGGTGATCAGCCCACTGCCGTCTTGGGCATGGCATCCGTCAGCGAGCGCACCCGCGAGGACCGGCGTATCTCCGTCCGACGCCTCGGTGGCACGAGGCAGGGCAAGCAACAGCAGGTGACCGGGCACACCCCCTTGCCGAAGCTGGCTCAGCCTCCGACCCTGCTCCCGCACGAGGCAGAGCCCAACCACGTGTGCGGGTTGCCGGCCCAGCACCAGCCGAGCCTCGGACTGCCCCCACTGATCCATATCGCGGTGACGCGGCGGTCGCCGCAGCGGGAGCCGAGGAGGGAAAAGCAGTTCCTCGTCTTGAGGACCTCCGGGTAGTGGGTGACCAGCGCGACGCCTTCATCGATCGTCAGCGGCGAGCGGTTCTCCCGGGCGATCGTCTTGATCGCTTCATCCGGTGTGACGTTCAGGGTGCCGCCGCCTGTGTCGAGGTCAGCAACGAGGTACGCCGCACCGGGAGGGATCTGCACGCCCGCTACAGGGGTGAAGCGCTTGAGATCGTCCGCCTCCATCTGGGTGAAGCCCCGCTTGCCATCCAGCTCCACGAGGGAGATGGCCTTGTCGGCGGGGACCAGGCTGACCACGATGACGAACGGGATGCGCCCCTGTTCCCGGCTCGTGGGCGGTTCGGGAAGCCGCTCCTTGAGCGGTGCGAGGTGCCGCAGGAACACGCCCTCCGGCAGGCCCGCGAGCTCGGGGTATCCCTTGCGGAGCAAGTTCTCGACTTGGCGGTCGAACTCTCTTCCCAGCTCAGCGTCAGATCCGTTCTCAGGCACCGGCTGGTCCTCTCATCCTGGCGGTGGGAAAGGGCAGGGGTTGCGCGAGCTGAATGTCCCCTTCGCAACGTGCAGGCCGGGGTTTCCGTTCCCCACGGACGCCTCAGGCACCTTCGCGACGGACGTAACCCGGCGATCAACCTGCGGTTCCCCAGGGACCCGGAGACGTTTCGCTCAGCTCCATGCTGGCGCCTGCCCGGCGGCCGCGCGGGCCCAGTGTCGGATCCATGCGCCGGGCCTCGCTCACGATCCGCCGGGTGCGGCTCAGCACGTCCCGGTGGGCCGCGGCTGCGGTAGGGCGGCCAGCGCGGCGGCGACCTGCTGGTCGGTGCGCAGCCGGGTGAACCGCTGGCCGAGCACCAGGTCGACCGTCTCGTCGGCACGCTTGTCCACGTGCTGGGTGGCGCCGTCCACGAAGGCGGCCAGGAGCGTCATCCGGTCGCGGCCCCGCGTGCCGCCTCGGACCTGGGCGGTGCCCGTGATCGTGGCGTTCAACGGGTCGTTGTCGATCATGCCGATCCGGAAACCGCGCTGCCTCAACTGATCAGCGATGCCGCGGGCCAGGCCGGTGCGCGTGGTCGCGTTGTACACGTTGACCGTCACCTGCTGCGGGGTCAGCGCCCGGTACCGGATCGCCTGGACGCCCTGGCCCGGACCGGGCGGCGTCGTGGTCGGGCAGGCGGTGGCCGTGGCGTGCTCGGCCGGGCTGTCCAGCACCAGCTTCCACGCGGCGAGCCCGAGGCCGGCCAGCACGGTCAGCGCCACGAGCACGGCAGCCACCCGCCGCCGGTTCGGTCGGCGCTGCCGGCGGTAGTAGGAGGGATACCCCGCCCGGTAGCCGGGTGAGAGCATGCTCACCGGGACACCCCGCTCGTCATAGCCGCAGGGTAGTCCGTCAGGAGCGGGAATATCCGGATGGCGGGGCGGTCAGTCGCCCAGTTCGAGTACCCGGGCGTGCAGCACCTGCCGCTGTTGCAGGGCGGCGCGAACCGCCCGGTGCAGGCCGTCCTCCAGGTACAGTTCGCCCTTCCACTTGACCACGTGCGCGAACAGGTCGCCGTAGAAGGTGGAGTCCTCGGCCAGCAGGTGATCGAGGTCGAGATGCCGCTTGGTGGTGATGAGCTGATCCAGGCGCACCTGCCGAGGCGGCACTTGGGCCCAGTCGCGTGCCGTCTTCCCGTGGTCCGGGTACGGCCGCCCATCGCCGACGCGCTTGAAGATCACGCTTCAAAGGGTACCGAGACTGTCGTGGGCAGCGGGATAGGTGGTTGAAAACCAGATCATAGGCTGGCCGACGAGCAGGGCTACGCCCGCTCACCCGGCGTCGGCGCGGCCGAGGCGGGAATCATCCGTTCGTGCAGTGCCTCGTCGGCACATCCGGCTGGCAGTACCGGCACTGGCGCGGGGTCCTCTACCCGCCCGGGCTGCCGCAGCGGCGCTGGTTGGAGGAGTACGCGCGGCACTTTCCCACGGTGGAGGTCAACAACGCGTTCTACCGGTTGCCGGAGCGGCACGTCTTCGCGGACTGGCGGGCGCGGACCCCGGACGGCTTCGTCGTCGCGGTCAAGGCCAGCCGGTACCTCACCCACGTCAGGCGGCTCGCCGACCCGGAGGAGCCGGTCCACCGGCTGATGGAGCGGGTCACCGCTCTCGGCGACCGGCTCGGCCCGATCCTGCTCCAGTTGCCGCCGAACCTCCACGCCGTGCCGGACCGGCTGGACGCCTGCCTGCGGGCGTTCCCCCGGGAGGTGCGCGTCGCGGTCGAGCCGCGGCACCGGTCCTGGTGGTCCGAGGAGGTCCGGGCGGTCCTGGAGCGGCACGGGGCCGCCCTGTGCTGGGCCGACCGGGACAGCCGGCCGGTCACCCCGCTGTGGCGTACCGCCGACTGGGGTTACCTGCGCCTGCACCACGGCCTCGCCGCCCCCTGGCCCCGGTACGGCCGGCGGGCGCTGGCGTCCTGGATCCGGCGGCTGCGGGAGGCGTTCGGCGACGGGGACTGCTACGCGTACTTCAACAACGACGCGGGCGGTGCCGCCGTCGAGGACGCCCGGACGTTCCTGAAGCTGCTCCGGGCGTAGGGGCCGCGCACGACCGGGCACGGCCGGTCAGGCCGCGGCGTCCTCCTGGTGGCCGACCGGCTGCTTCTTGACTCGCGCGGCCTTGCCGGCGTTGCCGGCGGTGAGCTTGCCGTTCACCGAGGAGGTGTCCAGCGCGTACGTGGCCGTGGCATGCGCCACCGCGTCGGCGTTGGTGTCCAGCGCGTACGCGTTGAGGTTGTTGATCGTGTCGCACGCCTGGTGGTAGCAGTAGTCGAACGCGACCCCGGCGATGCCGCCGTACTTCGCGACCTGCTGCGGTGTCTTCTGCTCCTCGGCGCCGGTGAACAGGCCGCCGGCCGGGATGCCGACCGCGATGAACGGGCCGTAGTCGGAGCGCCCGGTGAAGTCCGTGCCCTCGTACGGCAGGCCCTCGGCCGCGAAGTGCCGCTCGAACAGCTTCTCGATCTGCGCCGAGCCCTCCGGGCCGGGACCGGCCCCGACCTTGTCCGAGTCGTCGCCGTCGTAGACGAGGCGGGCGTAGTTCGGCGACCCGACCATGTCGAAGTTGAGGTACAGCGCGATCTTCTTCCGCTCCCCCTCGGGCAGGCTGGCCACGTAGTGCTCGGACCCGAGCAGGCCCAGCTCCTCAGCGCTCCACCAGGCGAACCGCACCTGGTTCCGCGGCTGGATGCCGCTGCGCGCCAGCTGCAGGGCGGTCTCCAGGATCACCGCGCTGCCCGAGCCGTTGTCGTTGATGCCCGGCCCGCCGACGACCGAGTCCAGGTGGGCGCCGAGCATCACCACGTTGTCGGCGCGGCCCTTCCTGGTCTGCGCGATCACGTTGCGGGTCTTGCGCGTCTCGACGATCGTGTCCGTCTTGACCCGCGCGGTCGTGCCCGGCTGCGCCAGTTCCTGGCCGACCGCGAAGCTCGCCCCGAGCACCGGGATCGACACGACCGGGCCGCCGAGGGTGGCGGCGAAGGCGTCGGTGTGGCCCGGCGTGCCCTGGTTGAACACGATCACGGCCTTGGCGCCGGCCGCCGCCGCGTTCCGCGCCTTCTGCCCGAACGTGCAGGTGCCGCGCTGGACCAGCGCGATGTGGCCGGGGGTGAACCCGGCGAAGTCGCTCGCCTCGCAGCCGCTGGTCGAGGCCGCCGGGTCGGCCAGCGCCAGGTCGACCGGCTGGACCGGCGCGGTCACGTCACCGGTGCCGGAGTACGTCATCGTCCGGTAGTCGCCGC encodes the following:
- a CDS encoding tRNA adenosine deaminase-associated protein, with amino-acid sequence MSDLDLDEVEDLDSLTEIMRESVEDDETALLLLEQEDSWFGVVRVDGEDDPRVFVSDPSAAARSAYGEILLSAEGIDYEEDEYDDEEESRPPSAPVGDSELLADLGTSEAELLGMVNEDGLLPTDALDRIAAKLGCAEELESLR
- the tadA gene encoding tRNA adenosine(34) deaminase TadA, with amino-acid sequence MRLALDEARLAPATGDVPVGCVILDPTGAVIGRGHNEREEFGDPTAHAEMVAIRQAAAARGEWRLSGCTLVVTLEPCTMCAGAIVQARVDRLVYGAVDEKAGAVGSLWDVVRDRRLNHRPEVIGGVLAEECGALLSTFFASHRDLG
- a CDS encoding DUF5701 family protein, which codes for MPENGSDAELGREFDRQVENLLRKGYPELAGLPEGVFLRHLAPLKERLPEPPTSREQGRIPFVIVVSLVPADKAISLVELDGKRGFTQMEADDLKRFTPVAGVQIPPGAAYLVADLDTGGGTLNVTPDEAIKTIARENRSPLTIDEGVALVTHYPEVLKTRNCFSLLGSRCGDRRVTAIWISGGSPRLGWCWAGNPHTWLGSASCGSRVGG
- a CDS encoding LytR C-terminal domain-containing protein yields the protein MLSPGYRAGYPSYYRRQRRPNRRRVAAVLVALTVLAGLGLAAWKLVLDSPAEHATATACPTTTPPGPGQGVQAIRYRALTPQQVTVNVYNATTRTGLARGIADQLRQRGFRIGMIDNDPLNATITGTAQVRGGTRGRDRMTLLAAFVDGATQHVDKRADETVDLVLGQRFTRLRTDQQVAAALAALPQPRPTGTC
- a CDS encoding type II toxin-antitoxin system VapB family antitoxin, whose amino-acid sequence is MIFKRVGDGRPYPDHGKTARDWAQVPPRQVRLDQLITTKRHLDLDHLLAEDSTFYGDLFAHVVKWKGELYLEDGLHRAVRAALQQRQVLHARVLELGD
- a CDS encoding DUF72 domain-containing protein; the protein is MQCLVGTSGWQYRHWRGVLYPPGLPQRRWLEEYARHFPTVEVNNAFYRLPERHVFADWRARTPDGFVVAVKASRYLTHVRRLADPEEPVHRLMERVTALGDRLGPILLQLPPNLHAVPDRLDACLRAFPREVRVAVEPRHRSWWSEEVRAVLERHGAALCWADRDSRPVTPLWRTADWGYLRLHHGLAAPWPRYGRRALASWIRRLREAFGDGDCYAYFNNDAGGAAVEDARTFLKLLRA
- a CDS encoding M28 family metallopeptidase; amino-acid sequence: MKRRSLLATVTAAALAPPIVATSISSAATDPVDRASEQLRHAVTLDGVMRHMQAFQQFANANSGTRASGTPGYELTVSYVADQLKRAGYQVTLQEFDFPFFQEKSPAVLQRVTPEPKSYQQGGDYRTMTYSGTGDVTAPVQPVDLALADPAASTSGCEASDFAGFTPGHIALVQRGTCTFGQKARNAAAAGAKAVIVFNQGTPGHTDAFAATLGGPVVSIPVLGASFAVGQELAQPGTTARVKTDTIVETRKTRNVIAQTRKGRADNVVMLGAHLDSVVGGPGINDNGSGSAVILETALQLARSGIQPRNQVRFAWWSAEELGLLGSEHYVASLPEGERKKIALYLNFDMVGSPNYARLVYDGDDSDKVGAGPGPEGSAQIEKLFERHFAAEGLPYEGTDFTGRSDYGPFIAVGIPAGGLFTGAEEQKTPQQVAKYGGIAGVAFDYCYHQACDTINNLNAYALDTNADAVAHATATYALDTSSVNGKLTAGNAGKAARVKKQPVGHQEDAAA